A genome region from Candidatus Poribacteria bacterium includes the following:
- the nadB gene encoding L-aspartate oxidase has product MENSTSAMNPEGHPNWDTDVLIIGSGAAGLRAALAASEHANVTLITKTTLTESNTHYAQGGIAVAMNLDDTIALHIKDTCDAGAGLCNVEAVEMMVSEGIPRVAELLDWGANFDWEGTLPRFTQEAAHSRRRIVHKGDATGRETTDVLIQRVLNTERIHVLQNTFAIDLLTDADVAKERGKTVTCYGVTAIVEKEVVCIRAKATILATGGLGRVYPCTSNPKVATGDGFAAAWRAGCEMVDMEFVQFHPTTLYLDGAPNFLISEAVRGEGGRLINIRGERFMEKYHEKGELAPRDVVSRANQKEMELTAFPCVYLDITHKPAEFILERFPTISDTTKRYGLDINIDLIPVRPGAHFMMGGIRTNTDTETNLKGFYACGEVACTGVHGANRLASNSLLECLVYGTRAGTNAATFANSYQSSVEKTGQLQEGSVAATRAFLTGNRKLNIDNHSIEAIKDAIRETLWENVSIERNGEGLRQTLAELEDLTAYLEDARATPEMTDIAVIETVNMLDVALMITQSALMRTESRGAHYRADFPTQDDINWHHRILITHDNPPEVIPL; this is encoded by the coding sequence ATGGAAAATTCAACATCTGCGATGAATCCAGAAGGGCATCCAAATTGGGACACAGATGTCCTCATCATCGGTAGCGGTGCTGCTGGATTACGCGCTGCCCTCGCTGCGAGTGAGCACGCGAATGTGACGTTAATCACCAAGACCACGCTGACAGAGAGCAACACACACTACGCGCAAGGCGGTATCGCAGTTGCCATGAATCTTGATGACACGATTGCTTTGCACATAAAGGATACCTGTGATGCGGGTGCTGGACTCTGTAATGTCGAAGCCGTTGAGATGATGGTATCTGAAGGCATTCCACGTGTTGCTGAACTTTTAGATTGGGGTGCGAACTTTGATTGGGAAGGCACGCTCCCTCGTTTCACACAAGAAGCCGCGCACAGTCGCCGCCGCATTGTCCATAAAGGGGACGCAACCGGACGCGAAACAACAGATGTTCTCATTCAGCGTGTGCTTAATACCGAACGCATTCATGTTCTGCAAAACACATTTGCCATTGACCTATTAACGGATGCAGACGTTGCAAAGGAGCGTGGCAAGACTGTTACATGCTACGGTGTTACTGCAATTGTAGAGAAAGAAGTCGTTTGTATTCGCGCGAAAGCCACAATCCTCGCGACGGGTGGTCTCGGACGCGTCTATCCCTGTACCTCTAACCCAAAAGTAGCAACTGGCGATGGTTTCGCCGCAGCATGGCGCGCTGGATGCGAAATGGTCGATATGGAATTCGTTCAGTTCCACCCAACAACGCTCTACTTAGATGGTGCCCCCAACTTCTTAATCTCTGAAGCGGTCCGCGGTGAAGGTGGTCGACTCATTAACATTCGTGGTGAACGCTTTATGGAGAAATACCACGAGAAAGGCGAACTTGCACCACGTGATGTCGTCAGTCGTGCCAACCAAAAAGAGATGGAATTGACTGCATTTCCATGCGTCTATCTTGACATTACACATAAACCCGCTGAGTTCATCCTTGAGCGATTCCCAACCATCTCCGATACTACCAAACGTTATGGCTTAGACATCAACATTGACCTAATTCCCGTCCGTCCCGGTGCTCACTTTATGATGGGTGGCATCCGTACGAATACCGATACAGAAACGAACCTCAAAGGGTTTTATGCATGCGGTGAAGTGGCATGTACTGGCGTGCACGGGGCAAACCGTTTGGCAAGTAATTCTCTTCTGGAATGTCTTGTCTACGGTACCCGTGCTGGCACAAACGCAGCAACTTTTGCAAATAGTTATCAGTCATCAGTTGAAAAGACTGGTCAGTTACAAGAGGGTTCTGTGGCTGCCACGAGAGCCTTTTTAACTGGTAACCGAAAATTGAACATCGATAACCATTCTATAGAAGCGATAAAAGATGCGATTCGGGAAACACTTTGGGAAAATGTGAGCATTGAACGAAACGGCGAAGGTTTAAGGCAAACCCTCGCCGAATTGGAAGATTTAACGGCATATTTAGAAGATGCGCGAGCAACACCAGAAATGACCGATATAGCGGTGATCGAAACGGTTAATATGCTCGATGTTGCCTTGATGATAACGCAATCTGCACTTATGCGAACTGAAAGCCGCGGCGCGCACTACCGTGCTGACTTCCCGACGCAAGACGATATCAACTGGCACCACCGTATCCTTATCACACACGATAATCCACCAGAAGTAATCCCGTTGTAG
- a CDS encoding PaaI family thioesterase → MAIENNDNCFVCGMKNPFGFQVKPEIIDGGASVRIECTPHEHLQGWANILHGGILSTLLDEAITYVGIGTFDQPAVTAQLEVRFRKPSPTGVKLHVCAERIKVSKRLVEAKAEVTLSDGTLIATGTGKVVPVSESFAPHSPTP, encoded by the coding sequence ATGGCGATTGAAAACAATGACAACTGCTTTGTTTGTGGCATGAAGAATCCGTTCGGCTTTCAGGTGAAACCTGAAATTATAGATGGCGGGGCATCTGTACGCATTGAATGTACGCCTCATGAACATTTACAAGGTTGGGCAAATATTCTACACGGCGGCATCCTCAGCACGCTATTAGATGAAGCAATTACTTATGTAGGAATAGGCACTTTTGATCAGCCCGCAGTAACAGCACAGCTTGAAGTCCGTTTTCGCAAGCCATCACCAACCGGCGTGAAACTCCATGTATGTGCAGAGCGTATTAAGGTTTCTAAAAGGTTAGTCGAGGCAAAAGCGGAAGTGACACTCAGTGATGGTACCCTCATTGCTACGGGGACTGGTAAAGTCGTACCAGTTAGTGAGAGTTTCGCTCCTCACTCACCAACGCCATAA
- a CDS encoding valine--tRNA ligase, with protein MTNLPKTYTPQEIEGKWYQFWQKNGYFHAEATSEKPPYAIVIPPPNITGSLHIGHALDNTLQDCLIRWRRMQGYNTLWMPGTDHAGIVTELIMERQLTEEGTSRTALGREKFIERMWQWKAESAGYIVSQLQQIGCSCDWERERFTLDEGLSEAVRTAFVKLYDQGLIYRDTYMANWCPNCNTVLSNLEVEPIEIDGYFYHIHYPIKDSDVVLEIATTRPETMLGDTAVAVHPDDERYQHLIGKMALLPLCDREIPIIADAYVDREFGTGALKVTPAHDTNDYEIGGRHNLEQLTIFTRDGYINENAPEKYVGLDRWDCRKQVVEDLQDSDDLVKIVPHRHAVGHHDRCGTIVEPTISLQWFMNVRPLAKRAIEATQKGEVKFIPERETARFYHWMENIEPWPISRQRWWGHRLPIWYCNACEAVVAAMEAPQQCKCGAANFHQEEDVLDTWFSSGLWPFSTMGWPEKTEELQTFYPTSVLVSGWDILFFWVARMIMLGLGCMDQVPFRTVYLHGLVADEKGQKMSKSKGNSIDPLETIDTYGTDAFRFALINTSTPIPYVTLQEPQIEAGRRFANKIWNAARFILMNLEKHPVPTETDALKTTEETLEITWIRSRLSHTIKTATDALENFRFYEVAQTLYAFLWHEFCDWYLEFAKQRIAQDKPEALWVAADVLEQTMRLLHPLMPFLTEEIWQQLPHGDAREEGSVTVSSWPEPIAENPTAETTMTTLMEVIDSVRSIRGELNVPIGASVEVHIQSPEAEVRQRLETYLARYLPAFTKVADITIAESLPKPSASAEAVIGELAIYIPLADVIDLEAEQARLSKRHQQAVKDVAAAQKTLDNPNFIQRAPEKVVAQKRAQLERLMMEQEKLARSLTMLTESGSENGD; from the coding sequence ATGACAAATCTTCCGAAAACCTATACCCCTCAGGAAATTGAGGGGAAATGGTACCAATTTTGGCAGAAAAACGGCTACTTCCACGCGGAGGCGACTTCTGAAAAACCGCCTTACGCGATCGTGATCCCGCCACCGAATATTACGGGCAGCCTACACATTGGGCACGCGCTTGATAATACACTCCAGGATTGCCTCATCCGATGGAGACGCATGCAAGGGTATAACACGCTCTGGATGCCCGGTACCGACCATGCCGGTATCGTCACCGAACTTATTATGGAGCGACAACTTACCGAAGAGGGTACCAGCAGAACCGCACTTGGACGCGAAAAATTCATCGAACGCATGTGGCAGTGGAAAGCCGAATCTGCTGGCTACATCGTCTCACAACTTCAACAAATCGGGTGCTCTTGCGATTGGGAACGCGAACGTTTTACCCTCGATGAAGGTTTGTCTGAAGCCGTCCGTACCGCCTTCGTCAAGCTCTACGACCAAGGACTTATCTATCGCGATACGTATATGGCAAACTGGTGTCCGAACTGCAACACTGTCTTAAGTAACCTTGAGGTCGAACCTATTGAGATAGATGGATACTTTTATCACATCCATTACCCAATTAAGGACAGTGATGTCGTGCTTGAAATTGCCACAACACGTCCAGAAACAATGTTGGGGGATACTGCTGTTGCTGTGCATCCTGACGATGAACGCTACCAACATCTGATAGGAAAGATGGCTCTCCTACCGCTCTGTGACAGAGAAATTCCGATAATCGCAGACGCTTATGTAGACAGAGAATTCGGCACCGGTGCCTTGAAAGTTACACCCGCGCACGATACTAACGACTACGAAATCGGCGGACGACACAACCTCGAACAACTCACGATTTTCACACGAGATGGATATATAAACGAAAATGCACCTGAGAAATACGTCGGTTTAGACCGATGGGATTGTCGCAAACAGGTCGTCGAAGATTTGCAGGATTCGGATGATCTCGTCAAAATTGTACCGCATCGGCACGCCGTTGGACATCATGATCGGTGCGGCACCATTGTCGAACCCACTATATCGCTGCAATGGTTCATGAATGTCCGACCACTTGCGAAGCGTGCCATCGAAGCAACTCAAAAAGGTGAAGTAAAGTTCATTCCAGAACGCGAAACAGCGCGCTTCTACCACTGGATGGAAAACATTGAACCGTGGCCCATTTCACGTCAACGGTGGTGGGGACATCGACTTCCAATATGGTACTGCAACGCATGTGAGGCAGTCGTCGCAGCAATGGAAGCACCTCAGCAATGCAAGTGTGGTGCCGCCAATTTCCATCAGGAAGAAGACGTTTTAGACACATGGTTCAGCTCTGGGTTGTGGCCCTTCTCCACAATGGGATGGCCAGAAAAAACGGAAGAATTGCAAACCTTTTATCCGACCTCCGTTCTTGTAAGCGGCTGGGATATCCTCTTTTTTTGGGTGGCGAGAATGATTATGTTAGGATTAGGGTGTATGGACCAAGTTCCGTTCCGTACTGTCTATCTGCACGGGCTTGTCGCAGATGAAAAGGGACAAAAAATGAGCAAATCGAAGGGAAATAGCATCGATCCGTTGGAAACAATTGACACCTACGGAACGGATGCCTTCCGCTTTGCACTCATAAACACAAGCACGCCAATCCCCTATGTCACGCTCCAAGAACCTCAGATTGAAGCAGGTAGGCGATTTGCCAACAAAATTTGGAATGCCGCTCGGTTCATTTTGATGAATTTAGAGAAACACCCTGTTCCTACAGAAACGGATGCTCTGAAAACTACAGAGGAAACATTAGAAATCACGTGGATACGGAGTCGTCTCAGCCACACCATCAAGACAGCAACTGATGCCCTTGAAAATTTCCGGTTCTATGAAGTAGCACAAACACTCTATGCCTTCCTTTGGCATGAATTCTGTGACTGGTACCTGGAATTCGCCAAACAGCGAATCGCGCAAGATAAACCAGAGGCACTTTGGGTAGCCGCCGATGTTTTAGAGCAGACAATGCGACTCCTTCACCCGCTCATGCCTTTCTTAACCGAAGAAATCTGGCAACAACTCCCACACGGTGATGCAAGAGAAGAAGGCTCTGTAACAGTTTCCTCCTGGCCAGAACCGATAGCAGAAAATCCAACAGCGGAAACCACGATGACCACGCTAATGGAAGTCATTGATAGTGTCCGTAGTATTAGGGGTGAGTTGAACGTTCCAATCGGTGCATCTGTGGAAGTTCACATCCAATCACCAGAGGCTGAAGTGCGTCAACGTCTGGAAACATATCTCGCACGGTACTTGCCCGCTTTCACAAAAGTAGCAGACATTACTATCGCGGAATCGCTGCCAAAACCGAGTGCCTCAGCGGAAGCTGTGATCGGGGAACTTGCCATTTATATCCCGCTTGCTGACGTAATCGACTTGGAAGCAGAACAGGCAAGACTTAGCAAACGGCATCAACAGGCAGTTAAAGATGTCGCGGCAGCACAGAAAACTTTAGATAACCCAAACTTCATTCAGCGCGCGCCCGAAAAAGTTGTCGCACAAAAAAGAGCGCAGCTCGAGCGGCTAATGATGGAGCAGGAAAAATTAGCACGGAGCCTCACAATGCTCACCGAATCAGGAAGTGAAAATGGCGATTGA